AAGCATTGAACGCCGCGATCATGAGTGCTCGGGATGCCATGGTGGCTGCCGATGAGGCGATGAAGGCGGGTAACTGGGCAGCGTACGGGAAGGCTCAGGATGCGCTGAATGCTGCACTGGAGGAACTGATTCGTCTGCAGGAACTGGTTGACGGAGCAGCTGCGGGCACCGGTGAGGACAGTGCTACCTTCACTCCGGGTGAAGATAGCACTGGTTTGGGCACCCTTGGTGAGGATGCAGAAGTAGCAACGGAGGACGGTAACTAGACCAGACGCGTTGATTCGCACGCTGAGGGTTCACCTACGTGGTTGAGCCTGGCATGTATGGAGGGGGACTCGGGGCGGCCCGGGTCCCCCTCTTGCTGCTGAGGCATTTGCGCAGGTGGGGACTATGAGGGAGAACACGCTAGGGTCGGTTGCCCCAGCAGTTGGCACTGCGTAGACTGTACTAGCCGACGCGGGGTGGAGCAGCTCGGTAGCTCGCTGGGCTCATAACCCAGAGGTCGTCAGTTCAAATCTGGCCCCCGCTACTAGAAGGGCCCTCTGGCCAAGTGAGAATCTTGATCAGAGGGCCTTGTCGTTTAAGCCGGATCTTCAGTTGGCCCTGGCGCGGGATTTAGGGGCTATAGGACATTTGGTGTGTCTTTTGGGGCTGTTTTCTGTGGGGATGCGGCCATTATTGGTGTCTAAACTCGGGGGTTTGGGCGTGTCGTTAGGGTTGCCAGCGTCCGGCCCAGCCTTTTCTGGCCCATGTTCCACCACGCCAGATGCCTTTGCCAACTAAGCCGGGGAGCTCCTTATTCTTTGACATGTCGAATCCAAGGTTTGCATCTCCGAAGAGTGTTGCGTTGACCGCTGATGCCGTCGCAAGCATCGCTGCAGATCCGAGCAGAATGAAGCCAGTCTTTCCCATGACTGCTTGCCCTGCGATGGCGAGGACGTGTCCCTGGTGCTTCTCCATTTCTGAGACGGACATGAGGACCACCACCAAGGTGCTAACCACTACGTATATGGCGATTACCGCGAAGAGGGCCGTGTACATGGCTCGAGGTAACTGCTTCTTTGGGTTACGCATGTCGGCGGCGGAGTTTGTGACGACACCAAACCCCTCGTACGTCACGTAGAGGAGGCCGGCAGCGAAGAAGATACCCGTCCAATGCGCGTCGCCCCCGGTCGTGAACCAACAAAGTTCACTCCGATGATCATTAGCACTAGTCCTATGCCGAGCGCTTTCGCGCCCCAGTCGGGCATGTGCCAGGCGAGGACTTCCGCCGCGTAGCCCCCGAAGCCGACCGCGTACAGCGCCATCGCTATGACCCAACCCAGGAACTGGAAAACATTGAGCCCGCCCGACAGGGTGTTCTCTCCGAAGCATCTAATCAGGAACTCCCCAGCCCCTCCTCAGCTGGGGAATACTGCGCCGAGCTTCGAGTAGGAGTAGACGGAGAATGCTGCAACCGCACCGCCGACAATAAACGCCAGCGGTACCCATGCTCCGGCTATGCTCGCAGCGAGTCCCAGCAGCGTGTATAGGCCGGCACCCATCATCCCGCCTACGCCGATGGCGGTTGCTCCCATCGTGGTGACTGAGCCGGTTCCCTTGCTTTGAGTGGTGGATTCTTCCAGGGTGCCAGAGGCCACTTGTCTTCTCCCTCATCCGATGACTGATCGGAGCGCTACCGGTGTGTCTCGCACAAATCTACGTGGATTTGCTAGGCAGCGCAGGATGAGGTGGGGGTACACCAAATGGTTCCGCTAGGCTCCGCCCGCAGCGAGCCGCATCAGATCCGAGTCAAAGTCAATGCCCGCATCCACAGACTCTGTTGTGACCTGGTGATCGGGGAAGGTGCGGCGGTACTCTGACTTCTCCTGGTTGCGTAGGGCGCGCTTCACGTTCAGTGCGGCGAGGGTAGCAAGTTCGGTTGCAGCCCTCTCGACCCTCTTTTTGACAGCAGAAGGGTATGCGGAGTCTTCAGTCGCAACGAACACTGATGTTGGAACTGTCAGGGCGCGGAGGTAGGCAAAGAGTGAGCGCATTTCGGCATCAGGCACTAGGCCATGGCGTGGCGTGCCTGCCGTTGCCGCCAAGACAACGGGGGTTGCAAGGACGGCGTCATCTGCAGCGAGATCCCAGAAAGACTTAAAAAGCCCGGACATGCCGGCCTTGTAGACGGGTGTTCCTGCCACGACGGCGTCGGCCTCTTCAACAATTTGGAGGTCGGCGCGCAGATCATCTGAGATCATTCCGGTCGCCAGTCCGATCCCCAGATCTCTTCCGACTTCCCTTAGGTTCACGAGGTGGACCTCGACGAGGGCGCCCTCGTTCTCTAACATTTCCCTAACTGCCGCGCCTATCTGGCGAACGAGGGCGGTTGTAGACGAGCTTTCTGAAGATCCGGCGCTGACGAGGGCGACCTGGATCGGGTTGGCGCTTTTCATGCCGATCACACTCTCCTTGGCTTTGATTGTTTTGGAGTCGTTTGATGTCCAAGACGAGGAGGAATGACGCTCCGTCATCGTGGACACGATACTAAAGGCGCGGGAGTGTTACCTTCACGGAGGGGTCACTGTCTTGGTAGGGAGACGTGCCCGTCACATTGTCGCCACGGTTGGGGTTGGGGCGTGGCTGACGTGGTTCCGCGTCTCCATATTTTTCCTTCACTAATGAGGCATGTGTTGGTGCCTCCGGGGTGCCCGCGGGCGTTGCGGCAGCGGTTTCCTTCCTGAGGACCGGCAGAATCTCAGAACCAATGAGATCCAGCTGTTCGAGGGCTTCCTTCTCCGGGAGTCCGTGATCAATTAGGAACATCTGGCGCTGGTAGTCGCCAAAGTACTCACGCAAGCCCAGCACGCGGTCGATTATCTGCTGGGGGCTTCCAACCAGCAACGGGGTTTGTGCAGCAACGTCTTCCAGTGCCGCGCCACCGCTGTAGACGGGCGAGGCATCAAAGTAGGGTTGGAACCCTCGGAATGCCGCTTGGCTTGTCTTCGCAACGTAGACCTGCGCACCAACTCCGACGATGGCGTCCTCGGGTCTACCATGCCCATAGTGTGCGTAGCGGTTGCGGTAGAGGTTGATTAGCCGTCTGAAGTGCGACATTGGCCAGAAGATTCCGTTAGCGAAGTACCCGTCTCCGTAGTAGGCGGCCTGCTCCGCGATCTCTGGCGTGCGGATAGAGCCGTGCCAAACAAACGGCGCCACGTCATCCATGGGGCGAGGGATCGACGTAAACCCTTGGAGTCCCGTGCGGAACTTGCCTTCCCAATCCACGACGTCTTCGTTCCAGAGGCGGTGAAGCAGGTTGTAGTTCTCGAGGGCGAGTGGCAGTCCCTGTCGGATGTCTTGTCCGAACCAAGGGTAAACGGGGGCCGTGTTGCCTCGTCCGAGCATGAGGTCGAGCCTGCCATCGACAAGGTGCTGAAGAAGTGCGTACTCTTCAGCAATGCGCACAGGGTCATTCGTTGTGATCAGCGTTGTCGCAGTCGACAGCTGTAAGGTCCTGGTGCGGGCGCCAATGTTTGCAAGGAAGGTCGTAGGTGAAGAGATTGCAAATGGCGGGTTGTGGTGCTCGCCGATAGCGAAGACGTCGAGGCCGATCTCCTCGGTCTTGACGGCGAGGTTGGTCAGAGCCTTGATGCGCTCATGCTCGCTGGGTGTGTGTCCGGAAACAGGGTCGCGGGTCACGTCGCCAACTGAGAAGACTCCAAATTGCATGTCGCTCTCCATCTATCTAGGTGCCAAAGTCTTATCGATAACCCCCAGTATATGCAAATGCATGTAAACGGGTCCATGGTCCCAGAGTATTGGATCCGTCATACTCGTGCCGAGTCTCTACGATCACTGCCAACTGGTCGGAAGTGGACGTCCTTCCTGGTAGCCGGCAGCCGTTTGTACACCTATGACTGCCCGTTCGGCAAACTCTTCAAGGTCACGCGCACCGGCGTATGTGCATGCGGAGCGAACCCCGGACGTGATCTCATCGATCAGGTCTTCGACGCCGGGGCGTCGAGGATCCAGGTACATGCGTGATGAAGAAATACCTTCTTCGTAGAGTGATTTGCGTGCGCGGTCAAACGATCCGGATGCTGCAGTGCGTGCAGCGACAGCGCGTGCTGATGCCATGCCGAAACTCTCTTTGTACAAACGGCCTTGACCGTCAGTATGGAGGTCGCCGGGAGACTCATGGGTGCCGGCAAACCACGACCCGATCATGACCTGGCTGGCTCCGGCTGCGATCGCGAGGGCGACATCTCTTGGGTGGCGAACCCCTCCGTCAGCCCAGACGTGTTTTCCGAGGGCGTGTGCTGCCTTGGCTGTCTCCAACACTGCGGAAAACTGTGGTCGGCCAACCCCGGTCTGCATGCGTGTGGTGCACATTGCTCCCGGCCCTACGCCAACTTTGACGATGTCAGCTCCTGCAGCAATGAGGTCCTCGGCTCCCGCACCTGTAACAACGTTGCCCGCCACCACAGGAACATCTGGGCTCAGAGAGCGGACTCGCCTGACCGCGTCAAGCATCTTGACTTGGTGGCCGTGAGCTGTGTCCACAACCAGGGTGTCGACTCCTGCTTCGAGGAGTGCCTTGGCCTTTCCTTCAACATCGCCGTTTATTCCAACTGCGGCGGCAACACGCAGTTTCCCGGTGTTGTCGAGCGTGGGTGCGTAGACACTGGAGCGCACAATGCCCTTCGAGGAGAGGATACCGACCAGCTTTCCGTGATTCACAACTGGCGCAAAGTGCAAGCGTTGGGAGTCTAGCTTTGCGTATAGATCGCTAAGTGCCTCGGGTGAGTGTGAGACGTGGGAGTAATCAAGGACGACAGGGTTCGGCGTCATTACTTGCCTTGCCTGTGCGTACATGTCGACGCCTCTGCAGTCTTTGGTGGTGATGATGCCAATGGGCTTCCCGTCCTCGACCACGATTGCGGCATCGTGTGAGCGTTTAGGAATAAGGCTTAGGACCGCACTGACAGGCATGTCCGGGGAAACGACTATTGCGGATTCGACGACGGGGTCGGTGTCTTTGACGCTACTGAGCACATCCGCAACTATCTCCAGCGGAATATCCTGAGGGATCACCGCCATCGCGCCACGCCGCGCCACTGTCTCCGCCATTCGACGTCCGGATACTGCCGTCATGTTCGCGACGACGAGCGGGATTGTCGTTCCTGTTCCATCATCGCTGGCAAGGTCAACATCGAAACGAGAGACGACATCGGATCGAGAGGGCACGAGGAAGACATCGTCATAGGTTAGGTCGTTGGAATGCGCTTGTCCGTTTAGAAACTTCATATCCATAGGTTATGCGCAGAAGCAAACAGAATCACGACTCAATCACGCCTGGCTGTGAGATTTGCGACCCGCGCCCCACATCGAGGTCGTAGTTCCCGATGTGGGGTCGCCCATCCAATGTCGAGAGGTTCTTCCTTTGGCTTGGCGTAGCCCTAGTGCGAGGGCGTTCCTCTTCTATGAAGTGGTTGGCGGCTGGAGTATCGGTACTGCAGTGCCACGGTGCTTGCTCCCACGGCTATGAGAATCCCCCCGAGGGAGAACAGAGCAATGGAGCCTGTCGCCCCTGTCTGTGGCAGATTGGGGCTTAGTGGGTCGGGAAGAACCGGTGTGGATGTTTCCCGTTCTTGATCCGGTAGGCCAGGTACAGATCCAACTGCGACGTTGCGCACTTTCCCCGCAGCCACATCGCCATCATTCACCACGTAAGTGAATTTTGGATGAGTCGGGCACGTGACCTTCTGGGCTGGCTTAAGCGGAGCGCTGGCACTGAGACAAGGGACTTTCGAGACCCCCAGCAGTGGGTCAGTCACAAACGCACTTGTCAGGTCAACATTTCCTGTGTTTGTCACCTCAAACTGGAAGAGGATCTTATCCCCCTTGGACGCCTTGCCTGTCTCAATCTGCTTTCCGTTGGCATCGGTGATTGTGGCTACGGATTTGCTGAAGCTGAATGCGGGTCCGATCGTGGTGGTTGTTGTGCTTTCATCCTCACAAGCCAAACCCAGTTTTGGATCGACGCAGAGGGTTGCTTGGTTCGTGACTTTTCCAGCGTCAACATCCTTCTTGGTGATGGTGTGGAAGAACTCGCCCACACACTGGGTGGAAGCCCCGGGAGCTAGCGGAGCAACTAGACACTCGCGGTCTGAGATTCCCAACATCTTGTCGGTGAGTTTCGCGGATGAGAGGGGAACTTCCCCTGTGTTCTTTGCCGTGAAGGTGTATTTGATGTTGTCCCCCTCGTCTCCCTTCCATCCGTTCCCGTTGGAATCAACTGCCTCTGAAGCCTTAGTAAACGCGAACGATGGCTTGGCGAGTGGAGTTGTCACCTCCGCACTGCAGACAGATTGCGCATCGGCTTCTCCGCATACCCGGTCGCCCGCATTTGAAACCCGATTGGTCAAGGAGCCTGCATTCTGCGTGGACATCACCTCGACATTGACAACGTCAATGAACCTACCTGTGGATGAAAGAAAGCGAGGCCCCCAGGTAACGGTACGTTTCGCAGCATCAAACGTTCCATTGTTATTGGCTGAGATGAACTTGAGACCCTCTGGAAGATGGTCGGTGGTGATGACATTCGAGATTGCCCGGTCGTTATCTTTTCCCGGGGTGGTTGTGATGGTGTACGAGATGGTGTCCCCGATGGCGGCACTATCGTTTCGGCTCGAAGAGTTCACTTCCGCTGTTTTGGACGTGGTGAGGGAAAGATAGTCAGCGCTAGATGCGGAGCCTTCGCCGGTAGCTGCGGTCAGATCCCATGATGAGGCACCGTTGACAGGAACGTTCGATGTCATTCGTAGGGAGTAGGAAGTTCTTTGCTTCTCTCCGTACATATACGTCCGGAGGTTAACTGGCATGGTCCCAGAGGCACCAAGTGCTTGGGCCATGCTTTGAGTGATGGTGAAAACTTGGGTCGACGCCGTGCAGGTGTCTACTTGTGCCATCCCGGCAGTATCGATGAGCCAGCCATTGGTATCAGCGGTCTG
This genomic stretch from Schaalia sp. JY-X169 harbors:
- a CDS encoding amino acid permease; amino-acid sequence: MFFAAGLLYVTYEGFGVVTNSAADMRNPKKQLPRAMYTALFAVIAIYVVVSTLVVVLMSVSEMEKHQGHVLAIAGQAVMGKTGFILLGSAAMLATASAVNATLFGDANLGFDMSKNKELPGLVGKGIWRGGTWARKGWAGRWQP
- a CDS encoding CE1759 family FMN reductase produces the protein MKSANPIQVALVSAGSSESSSTTALVRQIGAAVREMLENEGALVEVHLVNLREVGRDLGIGLATGMISDDLRADLQIVEEADAVVAGTPVYKAGMSGLFKSFWDLAADDAVLATPVVLAATAGTPRHGLVPDAEMRSLFAYLRALTVPTSVFVATEDSAYPSAVKKRVERAATELATLAALNVKRALRNQEKSEYRRTFPDHQVTTESVDAGIDFDSDLMRLAAGGA
- a CDS encoding CE1758 family FMN-dependent luciferase-like monooxygenase, coding for MQFGVFSVGDVTRDPVSGHTPSEHERIKALTNLAVKTEEIGLDVFAIGEHHNPPFAISSPTTFLANIGARTRTLQLSTATTLITTNDPVRIAEEYALLQHLVDGRLDLMLGRGNTAPVYPWFGQDIRQGLPLALENYNLLHRLWNEDVVDWEGKFRTGLQGFTSIPRPMDDVAPFVWHGSIRTPEIAEQAAYYGDGYFANGIFWPMSHFRRLINLYRNRYAHYGHGRPEDAIVGVGAQVYVAKTSQAAFRGFQPYFDASPVYSGGAALEDVAAQTPLLVGSPQQIIDRVLGLREYFGDYQRQMFLIDHGLPEKEALEQLDLIGSEILPVLRKETAAATPAGTPEAPTHASLVKEKYGDAEPRQPRPNPNRGDNVTGTSPYQDSDPSVKVTLPRL
- a CDS encoding GuaB1 family IMP dehydrogenase-related protein; translation: MKFLNGQAHSNDLTYDDVFLVPSRSDVVSRFDVDLASDDGTGTTIPLVVANMTAVSGRRMAETVARRGAMAVIPQDIPLEIVADVLSSVKDTDPVVESAIVVSPDMPVSAVLSLIPKRSHDAAIVVEDGKPIGIITTKDCRGVDMYAQARQVMTPNPVVLDYSHVSHSPEALSDLYAKLDSQRLHFAPVVNHGKLVGILSSKGIVRSSVYAPTLDNTGKLRVAAAVGINGDVEGKAKALLEAGVDTLVVDTAHGHQVKMLDAVRRVRSLSPDVPVVAGNVVTGAGAEDLIAAGADIVKVGVGPGAMCTTRMQTGVGRPQFSAVLETAKAAHALGKHVWADGGVRHPRDVALAIAAGASQVMIGSWFAGTHESPGDLHTDGQGRLYKESFGMASARAVAARTAASGSFDRARKSLYEEGISSSRMYLDPRRPGVEDLIDEITSGVRSACTYAGARDLEEFAERAVIGVQTAAGYQEGRPLPTSWQ
- a CDS encoding Ig-like domain-containing protein, with protein sequence MSNENHRPPILARAVTAASVLIIALSAATTASAISPPYSEGGASGESSGPSQQVAPEEAPESADDVPGAISQPVEAPREHKDDPTHSDAITEQDPDTGQEIVTRSGITHWEERSTPDPRLMSRATAPDILTVSIAPTSGSVGSIPNPRIRIDFSVPLGAKVGDSYDVDLSAPWIYATTSTTEIKDAVGTVFAVAQPKNFEQKGKLGRWRLTITLTEQVETHSNVKGFIDLQLAYYLNRSAFSGPIIATSNGVELARTAGNWSIPASGQQLEGAALNGGAFVNGKPAVQPGIRINYNRIPASGWKVTISNLSAGLSPSCNGQVQVQTADTNGWLIDTAGMAQVDTCTASTQVFTITQSMAQALGASGTMPVNLRTYMYGEKQRTSYSLRMTSNVPVNGASSWDLTAATGEGSASSADYLSLTTSKTAEVNSSSRNDSAAIGDTISYTITTTPGKDNDRAISNVITTDHLPEGLKFISANNNGTFDAAKRTVTWGPRFLSSTGRFIDVVNVEVMSTQNAGSLTNRVSNAGDRVCGEADAQSVCSAEVTTPLAKPSFAFTKASEAVDSNGNGWKGDEGDNIKYTFTAKNTGEVPLSSAKLTDKMLGISDRECLVAPLAPGASTQCVGEFFHTITKKDVDAGKVTNQATLCVDPKLGLACEDESTTTTTIGPAFSFSKSVATITDANGKQIETGKASKGDKILFQFEVTNTGNVDLTSAFVTDPLLGVSKVPCLSASAPLKPAQKVTCPTHPKFTYVVNDGDVAAGKVRNVAVGSVPGLPDQERETSTPVLPDPLSPNLPQTGATGSIALFSLGGILIAVGASTVALQYRYSSRQPLHRRGTPSH